Proteins encoded by one window of Nocardia goodfellowii:
- a CDS encoding endonuclease/exonuclease/phosphatase family protein, with product MTVKVDEAQLQKLQTEIERAQGALVHGLSLMNGASVQASGIEQLLLGSTVTPFGNTAGGQACHSAHSEIYTGGSNTVKAFAGTVDSDAERMRMALGLYRIMDDENAENLMKLNGHVLDFLSTHLSKSDDGFGDEQAAQINKLRGLVADLNAGNVVVGGDFNAVTNDGSPSAQAIRNFAGNGFDTDAGTIHDGPGGAPFGTSASNRPIDHYLPRGLGTAPAERWYREQSDHDGQRVDLTLPAW from the coding sequence ATGACGGTTAAAGTTGATGAGGCACAGTTGCAGAAGCTTCAGACCGAAATTGAGCGCGCGCAGGGCGCACTCGTGCACGGACTGAGCCTGATGAACGGCGCGTCCGTGCAGGCCAGCGGGATCGAGCAGCTATTGCTCGGATCCACTGTCACCCCGTTCGGTAACACCGCCGGTGGCCAGGCCTGCCATTCAGCGCATTCGGAGATCTACACCGGCGGATCGAACACTGTGAAGGCTTTCGCGGGCACAGTCGACTCGGACGCCGAGCGAATGCGGATGGCGCTGGGGTTGTATCGGATCATGGACGACGAGAACGCCGAGAATCTGATGAAGCTCAATGGTCATGTGCTCGACTTCCTCAGTACCCACTTGAGCAAGTCCGACGATGGATTCGGCGACGAGCAGGCCGCGCAGATCAACAAGCTGCGGGGCCTGGTCGCCGATCTGAACGCCGGCAATGTCGTGGTCGGCGGCGACTTCAACGCGGTGACCAACGACGGCAGCCCGTCCGCACAGGCGATCCGCAATTTCGCCGGCAACGGCTTCGATACCGACGCGGGCACTATCCACGACGGCCCGGGCGGTGCACCGTTCGGCACCTCGGCGAGCAATCGGCCCATCGATCACTACCTGCCGCGCGGCCTGGGCACGGCCCCGGCCGAACGCTGGTATCGGGAGCAGTCCGACCACGACGGGCAACGCGTGGACCTGACGCTGCCCGCCTGGTAG
- a CDS encoding zinc-dependent alcohol dehydrogenase family protein, with translation MATAVQFDKVGGPEVLQVREVEVGDPGPGEVRIRVDAIGLNRSEVQFREGVYLYQPKFPSGLGYEAAGVVEAVGPDVSNVSPGDVVGVVPAFLLTEYGTYGDHVLVPASATVARPAGISAEKAAAVWMAYLTAYGAIVEDGHTRSGDHVLITAASGSVGHAFIQTANHIGAIPIVTTRTAEKKKRLLDHGAAEVIVTDEEDLHTRIDRITGGAGVRSAFDPIAGPGVEQIARGIAPGGQLVVYGALDPRTTPLPNAQSFPPLRTRTYTVFEVTAAAERLSRGVAFVNAGLTSGSFDPIIDKTFDLADIADAHRYLEANGQVGKIVVTVRH, from the coding sequence ATGGCTACAGCAGTGCAATTCGACAAGGTCGGCGGACCCGAGGTTCTCCAGGTACGCGAGGTCGAGGTCGGTGATCCCGGGCCCGGCGAGGTCCGCATCCGGGTCGATGCGATCGGGTTGAACCGGTCGGAGGTGCAGTTTCGGGAAGGGGTCTATCTCTACCAACCGAAATTCCCCTCCGGCTTGGGCTATGAGGCCGCCGGGGTCGTAGAAGCCGTGGGTCCTGATGTTTCGAATGTTTCCCCCGGCGACGTGGTCGGCGTGGTGCCGGCCTTCCTGCTGACCGAGTACGGCACCTATGGCGATCACGTGCTGGTGCCCGCTTCCGCCACCGTCGCACGCCCCGCGGGTATCTCCGCCGAGAAGGCGGCCGCGGTCTGGATGGCCTACCTCACCGCCTACGGCGCCATAGTCGAGGACGGCCACACCAGGTCCGGGGACCACGTCTTGATCACCGCCGCCTCCGGCAGCGTAGGCCACGCATTCATCCAGACCGCCAACCACATCGGTGCGATCCCCATCGTCACCACGCGCACCGCCGAGAAGAAGAAGCGCTTGCTGGACCACGGTGCCGCCGAGGTCATCGTCACCGACGAGGAAGACCTGCACACCCGGATCGACCGGATCACCGGCGGCGCCGGTGTGCGCTCTGCCTTCGACCCGATCGCCGGACCCGGTGTGGAGCAGATCGCACGCGGCATCGCCCCGGGCGGCCAACTCGTCGTCTACGGCGCACTCGATCCGCGCACCACGCCGCTGCCCAACGCCCAAAGCTTTCCTCCGCTGCGCACCCGCACCTACACCGTCTTCGAAGTCACCGCGGCGGCCGAACGCCTGAGCCGCGGTGTCGCCTTCGTCAACGCCGGGCTGACCTCCGGCTCCTTCGATCCGATCATCGACAAGACCTTCGACCTGGCAGACATCGCCGACGCGCACCGCTACCTGGAGGCCAACGGCCAGGTCGGCAAGATTGTTGTCACGGTGCGTCATTAG
- a CDS encoding triose-phosphate isomerase → MSVVTCTNTKATMSAADTRQWLESIVMPLAGELSRAGFFACLPGPLIRESVATLRGTSVAVGAQDAWYEDGEYTGEDAPSLLAEIGCTDVMVGHADRRARGETDELIAKKVAGVHRSGMKPLICIGEAEHLSTREAAEHAVRQLDSATRELADTVALRVMYEPAWTVGAAAAAPDHVAAVCAELRQRFADRGATLTILYGGGVVSGTYTDLIAAGADIGGMGLGRVTKDRELLADVLCEIQETAP, encoded by the coding sequence GTGAGTGTTGTCACCTGTACCAACACCAAGGCGACCATGAGCGCTGCGGACACACGACAGTGGCTGGAAAGTATCGTTATGCCCTTGGCCGGAGAATTGTCCCGTGCAGGGTTCTTCGCCTGCTTGCCAGGCCCTTTGATTCGCGAATCGGTTGCGACACTGCGTGGCACCTCGGTCGCGGTGGGCGCACAAGACGCGTGGTACGAGGACGGCGAGTACACCGGCGAGGACGCACCGTCGTTACTCGCCGAGATCGGCTGCACAGACGTGATGGTCGGGCACGCCGACCGTCGAGCTCGCGGCGAAACGGACGAGCTGATCGCGAAAAAAGTTGCCGGGGTGCATCGTTCGGGAATGAAGCCGTTGATCTGCATCGGCGAGGCCGAACACCTGTCCACCCGCGAAGCCGCGGAACACGCTGTGCGTCAGCTCGATTCCGCTACCCGGGAATTGGCCGACACCGTCGCATTGCGGGTGATGTACGAACCCGCTTGGACCGTCGGTGCCGCCGCGGCCGCGCCCGACCACGTAGCGGCCGTATGCGCGGAACTTCGTCAGCGGTTCGCCGATCGCGGCGCGACGTTGACCATCCTCTATGGCGGTGGCGTGGTCAGCGGCACCTATACCGACCTGATCGCCGCAGGCGCTGACATCGGGGGCATGGGCCTCGGGCGGGTTACCAAAGATCGTGAACTACTCGCCGATGTGCTCTGCGAGATCCAGGAGACCGCTCCGTGA
- the hxlB gene encoding 6-phospho-3-hexuloisomerase, translated as MVRQGDSESETLGQPRRTEESLIEEVKRAMHEVPAEILAALSRIEPAAVLDLIGEMDAARRIFVAGAGRSKLMVDAFAMRLVHLGYSAYVVSDVTTPAIAGDGDLLLACSGSGETPTIVQHAETARQTGARLVVLTATRKSSLAKLADTLLDIPERSPAGDEGESVQFVGTLFEQCALVYLDAVVLLIERSKKSDRHEMLERHTNFE; from the coding sequence ATGGTCCGACAGGGCGATTCCGAAAGCGAAACTTTGGGGCAACCGCGGCGGACCGAGGAGTCACTGATAGAAGAGGTGAAGCGTGCGATGCACGAAGTGCCGGCGGAGATACTGGCAGCCCTGAGCAGGATCGAGCCGGCCGCTGTGCTCGACCTGATCGGTGAGATGGACGCCGCCCGACGGATCTTCGTCGCTGGAGCCGGTCGTTCCAAGCTGATGGTCGATGCCTTCGCGATGCGGCTGGTCCACCTCGGTTACAGTGCCTATGTTGTCTCCGATGTCACTACACCGGCAATCGCCGGTGACGGTGATCTCCTCCTGGCCTGTAGTGGCTCCGGAGAAACTCCGACCATTGTGCAGCATGCGGAAACCGCCCGGCAGACGGGTGCGCGGCTGGTTGTCCTCACCGCGACGCGAAAGTCGAGTCTGGCGAAGCTCGCCGACACTTTGCTAGATATACCGGAACGATCCCCGGCTGGCGACGAAGGCGAATCGGTGCAATTCGTGGGGACTTTGTTCGAGCAATGCGCTCTTGTCTATCTGGATGCCGTTGTGTTGCTTATCGAGCGCTCGAAGAAGTCCGACCGGCACGAAATGTTGGAGCGCCACACCAATTTCGAATAA
- a CDS encoding beta-phosphoglucomutase family hydrolase, translated as MSDPEMRIPYSAVLFDMDGVVTDTAAIHQQAWKALFDSVLQDQRVDDGADTRPFDSDDYFRLVDGRGRLDAIAAFLESRQVSVPDGHEDDTDDVWSAHGFAARKNTLFRKILEEQGVHAFPGTVELLRRLRGGRVPVALVSASRNVSAVLDATDIRGLFDVIVDGNVVAELDLPGKPDPAMFVEAARRLGVEPAHAVVVEDAAAGVRAAAAGGFGLVVGIDRATPADSLARAGADIVTGDTARLDLGFEPADQWTLRYGGFDPAHEGHREALTALSNGYLGVRGAAPEHRADRTHYPGTYLAGVYNRLTSAVDGIRVEDEHLVNIPNWLSMDIRIADEPWLSEGGLNIREERRDLDLRQAVLVRTAVLSDSRGRRLRMTQRRIVSMDDPHRAAMETTLIAWGWSGRVQVRSGVDTRVTNAGVPEYRLLAHRHLADAHWEQADRETLLVRTRTRTSDIQIALAHRMWTTGARMVAAIRSAERRAEPQTHLDLEVEDSRPVVVDKSIAIVTSRDAAIDSPASAVLAALCRNPGGVAELLPAHRRAWAVLWDRLRIELDGCDSWTALAINLHIFHVAQTITRHSADLDAGIPPRGLHGEGYRGHVFWDEMFILPLLILNLSDVAEAMLHYRSRRLSAARAAATRAGWAGAMFPWQSGSDGREETPAQLFNPYSGSWMPDHSWRQRHVGLAVAYNAWHFYEYTGDREWLAENGAPLIIEVATLFAAMADHDREHDRYHIEGVMGPDEYHDGYPETPGAGICDNAYTNVLAAWLCGKAVETLDILAGHAAAELAERLDIDLERDPTRWERMSRRMAVCFHAGVISQFREYDDLLELDWDRYRERYGDIGRLDLILESEGDSTNRYKLSKQPDVLMLLHLFGPDQLCELLDRLGYPATTSMLERTMDYYVQRTSDGSTLSPVVHASILARLRPDDAWAAFHQALRADLTNQTGSSTRHGIHLGAMAGTLDIVLRSFAGMHYRHDRLTFAPRLPEQIERVRFGLHYHGHRIDVTVDHNLVHLAVRDCSAPPIVVEVGGVRESLCGGQVREFELGRTQS; from the coding sequence ATGTCTGACCCAGAGATGCGGATTCCGTACAGCGCCGTGTTGTTCGACATGGACGGAGTCGTCACCGACACGGCGGCCATCCACCAGCAGGCATGGAAAGCGTTGTTCGACAGCGTATTACAGGATCAACGGGTCGACGACGGTGCCGATACCCGGCCCTTCGATTCCGATGACTACTTCCGCCTGGTCGACGGCCGCGGCCGGTTGGACGCTATCGCGGCCTTCCTGGAAAGCCGTCAGGTAAGCGTCCCGGACGGCCACGAGGACGACACCGACGATGTCTGGTCCGCACACGGTTTCGCCGCGCGCAAGAACACACTGTTCCGAAAGATACTCGAGGAACAAGGAGTTCACGCCTTTCCCGGCACCGTCGAACTGCTCCGGCGACTTCGCGGCGGCAGGGTGCCTGTCGCCCTGGTCAGCGCCAGCCGCAATGTGAGCGCGGTTTTGGACGCCACCGACATCCGCGGGCTGTTCGACGTCATCGTCGACGGCAACGTCGTAGCGGAGCTGGACCTACCGGGGAAGCCTGATCCGGCGATGTTTGTGGAGGCCGCGCGCCGGCTCGGAGTGGAGCCCGCGCACGCTGTCGTGGTCGAGGACGCCGCCGCCGGCGTACGCGCCGCCGCCGCCGGTGGCTTCGGACTGGTCGTCGGCATCGACCGTGCCACACCCGCGGACAGTCTCGCCCGCGCGGGGGCAGACATCGTCACCGGTGACACCGCCCGGCTGGACCTCGGTTTCGAGCCCGCCGATCAATGGACGCTCCGTTACGGCGGTTTCGATCCCGCGCACGAAGGTCACCGCGAAGCGTTGACCGCGTTGTCGAACGGGTACCTCGGCGTCCGGGGCGCAGCCCCGGAGCACAGGGCCGATCGAACCCACTACCCCGGAACGTATCTCGCGGGTGTGTACAACCGGCTCACCAGCGCAGTCGACGGCATTCGGGTGGAAGACGAGCATTTGGTCAACATTCCCAACTGGTTGTCGATGGATATCCGCATCGCCGACGAACCCTGGTTGTCCGAGGGCGGATTGAACATCCGCGAGGAGCGCCGCGATCTCGATCTGCGCCAGGCGGTGCTGGTGCGAACCGCGGTGTTGAGTGACAGCCGCGGGCGGAGGCTCCGAATGACCCAACGCCGCATCGTCTCGATGGACGACCCGCATCGTGCCGCGATGGAGACCACACTGATCGCGTGGGGGTGGAGCGGTCGAGTTCAGGTGCGGTCGGGCGTCGATACCCGAGTGACCAATGCCGGTGTGCCTGAGTACCGCCTGCTCGCGCACCGTCACTTGGCGGACGCGCACTGGGAGCAAGCGGACCGGGAAACGCTCCTCGTCCGAACTCGCACGCGCACCAGCGACATTCAGATCGCGCTGGCCCATCGCATGTGGACGACGGGTGCACGGATGGTCGCCGCTATCCGCAGCGCGGAGCGTCGAGCGGAGCCACAGACACACCTCGATCTCGAAGTCGAAGACAGCCGACCGGTCGTAGTAGACAAATCGATAGCCATCGTTACTTCCCGTGATGCGGCTATCGACTCTCCCGCGTCTGCCGTCCTGGCCGCGTTGTGCCGCAATCCCGGCGGAGTCGCCGAACTACTGCCGGCACACCGCAGGGCCTGGGCGGTTCTGTGGGATCGACTGAGGATAGAGCTGGACGGTTGTGACAGTTGGACGGCACTCGCGATCAATTTGCATATTTTCCATGTCGCGCAAACGATTACGCGGCACTCGGCGGATCTCGATGCCGGTATACCCCCACGCGGACTGCATGGCGAGGGCTATCGCGGCCACGTGTTCTGGGACGAGATGTTCATACTGCCGCTACTAATTCTCAACTTGTCCGATGTGGCCGAAGCGATGCTGCACTACCGCTCCCGACGCTTATCCGCAGCGCGAGCCGCCGCAACGCGAGCCGGATGGGCGGGTGCGATGTTTCCCTGGCAGAGCGGCAGCGACGGGCGGGAGGAAACCCCGGCTCAGCTTTTCAATCCGTACTCCGGCAGCTGGATGCCGGACCATTCTTGGCGGCAACGTCACGTCGGGCTGGCTGTCGCCTACAACGCTTGGCATTTCTACGAATACACCGGTGATCGCGAATGGTTGGCCGAGAACGGTGCGCCGCTCATCATCGAAGTGGCCACATTGTTCGCGGCCATGGCCGACCATGACCGAGAGCACGACAGATATCACATCGAGGGCGTGATGGGGCCGGACGAATACCATGACGGGTATCCCGAGACGCCAGGAGCCGGGATCTGCGACAACGCCTACACCAATGTCCTCGCCGCCTGGCTCTGCGGCAAAGCGGTCGAGACGCTCGACATCCTCGCCGGCCACGCGGCCGCCGAACTCGCCGAGCGGCTCGACATCGATCTCGAGCGCGACCCCACCCGCTGGGAGCGGATGAGCCGCCGCATGGCGGTCTGCTTCCATGCCGGGGTGATAAGCCAATTCCGCGAGTACGACGACCTTCTCGAATTGGACTGGGACCGCTACCGCGAGCGATACGGAGACATCGGCCGCCTCGACCTGATCCTGGAATCCGAGGGCGACAGCACGAATCGATACAAGCTGTCCAAGCAGCCCGACGTCTTGATGCTGCTGCACCTGTTCGGCCCCGATCAACTGTGCGAACTACTGGACCGACTCGGATACCCGGCTACCACGTCCATGCTCGAACGGACGATGGACTATTACGTGCAGCGCACCAGTGACGGATCGACCCTGAGTCCCGTTGTGCACGCCTCGATTCTGGCGCGACTGCGGCCGGACGACGCGTGGGCCGCCTTTCATCAGGCGTTGCGCGCTGACCTGACCAACCAAACCGGCAGTTCGACCCGGCACGGAATCCACCTGGGAGCCATGGCAGGGACACTCGATATCGTGCTGCGCTCCTTCGCCGGGATGCATTACCGCCACGACCGCCTCACCTTCGCCCCGCGCCTGCCGGAACAGATCGAGCGGGTGCGATTCGGGCTGCATTACCACGGCCACCGCATCGATGTCACCGTCGACCACAATCTCGTGCATTTGGCCGTTCGCGACTGTTCCGCGCCACCGATAGTCGTGGAGGTCGGCGGTGTCCGGGAGAGCCTGTGCGGTGGGCAAGTCCGGGAGTTCGAGTTGGGGCGTACCCAGTCCTGA
- a CDS encoding tetratricopeptide repeat protein translates to MVLPFVVLAGGLHLMPGGFGAGSLERRLAEYRDRGLLDHQYDALVWHIAQPYVWHTPLERTMTVNSSRVPGGVNLYVFREDPERYFDRFDCQCGVVEPGDTIVCDAELLDYLRDFLTEPLSGPFHREFLEIWTEARRKLGEPVGPEDQRRGLEAYDAVAVAYARALLRWVIGHEIGHVRLDHLDQDDIPVKQREVSADDFVVDTLVRNGDSRDLLFMSLMLESMLNTLYADSYNQLHPAEKPIVGFPFQAMLQPEITLADTGDHPPLLSRTLSMWKRMGEEPEFSYISGVAPGIESKIKVEPSGAKLSLCSSAPTVYLAHQLVILREPASLSEMVNTHIDTGLLWADMTRYDIAERELDQAVTAAEELTGTERTQWLTDAYRWRGTIRYIQRNHTGARADLEQAATSDEGQVDVHSMLGWNRLATGDLAGAATSWRTALNLAPDHADALAGLAITETEQGSPDQGVAYYRAVVARDPGYGSNSWLKFSRFLPDEAIQQLEKVRRASGS, encoded by the coding sequence GTGGTGTTGCCGTTTGTGGTCTTGGCCGGGGGGCTTCATCTGATGCCGGGCGGGTTCGGCGCCGGCAGCCTGGAACGGCGACTAGCCGAGTACCGCGATCGAGGCTTGCTGGATCACCAGTACGACGCGCTGGTCTGGCACATAGCCCAGCCTTATGTCTGGCACACCCCGCTGGAACGAACGATGACGGTGAACTCCTCCCGCGTGCCCGGCGGTGTCAACCTGTATGTGTTCCGCGAGGATCCCGAACGCTACTTCGATAGGTTCGACTGCCAGTGTGGAGTCGTCGAGCCAGGTGACACGATCGTGTGTGACGCTGAACTTCTCGACTATCTGCGCGATTTCCTCACCGAGCCGCTATCGGGGCCCTTCCATCGCGAATTCCTCGAGATCTGGACTGAGGCGCGGCGCAAGCTGGGTGAACCGGTCGGTCCAGAAGATCAGCGCAGAGGGTTGGAGGCGTACGACGCCGTCGCCGTCGCCTACGCTCGAGCGCTACTGCGCTGGGTCATCGGCCACGAGATCGGACACGTCCGGCTCGACCACCTCGATCAGGACGATATCCCGGTCAAACAGCGTGAGGTCAGTGCCGACGACTTCGTCGTGGATACGTTGGTACGCAATGGGGATAGCCGCGATTTGCTGTTCATGTCCTTGATGTTGGAGAGCATGCTCAACACCCTGTACGCCGATTCGTACAATCAGCTGCACCCCGCCGAGAAACCCATTGTCGGCTTCCCTTTCCAGGCGATGCTGCAACCTGAGATCACTCTTGCCGATACCGGTGATCACCCGCCCTTGCTGTCACGGACTCTGTCGATGTGGAAGCGGATGGGGGAGGAGCCCGAATTCAGTTATATCTCCGGCGTTGCACCCGGTATCGAGAGCAAGATAAAAGTTGAACCGTCGGGCGCAAAATTGAGCTTGTGCAGTTCAGCGCCTACGGTCTACCTCGCCCACCAGCTCGTCATTCTTCGCGAACCGGCATCACTTTCCGAAATGGTGAATACGCATATCGACACGGGTTTGCTATGGGCGGACATGACCCGCTACGACATCGCCGAGCGCGAACTCGATCAGGCAGTGACCGCAGCTGAGGAACTGACCGGCACCGAACGCACGCAGTGGCTGACCGATGCGTACCGATGGCGCGGCACGATTCGCTACATCCAGCGCAACCACACTGGTGCCCGCGCCGATCTCGAGCAAGCCGCAACATCGGATGAAGGCCAGGTCGACGTACATTCGATGCTGGGCTGGAACCGGCTGGCCACAGGCGATCTGGCCGGTGCCGCGACCAGCTGGCGCACGGCGCTCAACCTGGCCCCCGACCACGCCGACGCGCTCGCCGGGTTGGCCATTACCGAAACCGAACAAGGATCCCCAGATCAAGGTGTGGCCTACTACCGAGCTGTGGTCGCACGGGATCCCGGTTATGGATCCAACTCCTGGCTGAAGTTTTCCCGCTTCCTGCCTGACGAGGCGATCCAGCAGCTCGAAAAAGTACGCCGGGCATCCGGGTCCTGA
- a CDS encoding DUF7144 family membrane protein: MTHESDIEHPRRHSVAAGTSIGAAILLLTVGVISILQGISAIAADQLYVAGFEYIYRFDTTSWGWTHAVLGVLLSACAIGLMYGATWARAATVFLAALSIIGNFLSLPYYPAWSILIIVLDVVVIWAVTTWRPDRV; encoded by the coding sequence ATGACACACGAGTCCGATATCGAACACCCGCGGCGGCACTCCGTTGCGGCAGGCACATCGATCGGGGCTGCGATATTGCTGCTGACCGTCGGCGTGATCTCCATCCTGCAAGGAATTTCGGCGATCGCCGCCGACCAGCTCTACGTCGCCGGTTTCGAGTACATCTACCGATTCGACACGACGTCGTGGGGTTGGACGCATGCCGTTCTGGGCGTCCTGCTCTCGGCCTGCGCGATCGGATTGATGTACGGGGCGACCTGGGCCCGCGCGGCCACCGTCTTTCTCGCCGCGCTGTCGATCATCGGCAACTTCCTGTCCCTCCCCTACTATCCGGCGTGGTCGATTCTGATCATCGTGCTCGATGTGGTGGTCATCTGGGCCGTCACCACCTGGCGGCCGGACCGGGTATGA
- a CDS encoding LuxR C-terminal-related transcriptional regulator — protein sequence MSEESKSAETDIPTFACTTLARPELYERLDAAVATAQGHAVLISAPAGSGKTVLIADWIGSRLHPSRVRSDVRWLTMTRENSGAATLRAALGPSAAGPPALLIIDNAHLITDPPALAYLEHVLTHLPASTTAVISARFAPPLRWHAVEQSQLVTYLRTADLAFTPTRVRQLCAERECVLTDAELGAVMQLTHGWPALVRIAVGHLAAGGDRQTALAELADTPRAVADFLFGECVDELPEQVRRFVVDTSVPATFSAALAEQLTDLDAHQILDGLLRINFPLRHAARGGELWFSYHPMLRTQLLAESRYGARHPEVNRRTADWYSAMNMPMAALPHVLAGTATELVCFLRELGLRVVLDGDGPRLFRQLEQAGTLPVDDPYLWVLRSIDALERRDVGTAVTHLELVCERASNTETLAPHGWIVPLTLAATAATAVATGVGLAEINVPEHLPVTGQADIDSYVALEVAAVLLARGDFHGGRRQLRRGLALAKCVGNHRLVLRSTARLAISIGVLGGVSVARDMAARAVRIASARHLGDSADARAAQSVSSYIGFLRGETGGEASSRQPECGGVVTQLRAVWSGADKYAAAVSLRASSAALLRHARALPAVAGLLLPHVIRALLEVNDAHTVRPLIDQAEGIPGVETGSTLARAIVAAVTEHPKTVLGLVEPILGAPDPVHPVHMVTALLLVAAAHAALRNPVPAKAAVEAALRVAEPDHIVRPFVEITGVVELLDAHTGTFGRHNGYVEQIRHHPAVRRGAAPPRLTVTERTVLHQLPSGQTTQQIAESLGVSINTIKTHLRGIYAKLGTTSRAETLVSARRTGLL from the coding sequence ATGTCCGAAGAATCGAAATCAGCCGAGACCGATATCCCGACTTTCGCCTGCACCACGCTCGCCCGACCCGAGCTGTACGAGCGGTTGGATGCCGCCGTCGCTACGGCCCAAGGCCACGCGGTGTTGATCTCGGCGCCGGCGGGCAGTGGGAAAACCGTGCTGATCGCCGATTGGATCGGCAGCCGCCTGCACCCGTCGCGAGTTCGAAGCGACGTTCGATGGCTCACGATGACCAGGGAGAACTCGGGTGCGGCGACACTGCGTGCCGCGCTGGGCCCCTCGGCGGCCGGGCCGCCGGCGCTGCTCATCATCGATAACGCGCATCTGATTACCGATCCGCCCGCCCTCGCCTATTTGGAACACGTGCTCACGCACCTGCCGGCCTCCACCACCGCGGTGATCTCGGCTCGTTTCGCGCCGCCGTTGCGGTGGCACGCGGTGGAGCAGTCGCAACTCGTAACCTATTTGCGCACAGCGGATCTGGCGTTCACGCCGACCCGCGTTCGGCAGTTGTGCGCGGAGCGCGAGTGCGTTCTCACCGACGCCGAACTCGGTGCCGTCATGCAACTGACGCACGGGTGGCCGGCCCTGGTGCGGATCGCGGTGGGACACCTCGCCGCCGGCGGCGATCGGCAGACCGCGCTGGCCGAACTAGCGGACACACCACGCGCGGTGGCGGACTTCCTGTTCGGTGAATGTGTGGACGAACTGCCGGAGCAGGTGCGCCGATTCGTCGTCGACACCAGCGTGCCGGCCACCTTCAGCGCGGCCCTCGCCGAACAGCTCACCGACCTCGACGCCCATCAGATTCTGGACGGGTTGCTCCGGATCAACTTCCCGCTGCGGCATGCCGCCCGCGGTGGCGAGCTCTGGTTCAGCTACCACCCGATGTTGCGCACCCAGCTGCTCGCCGAGTCCCGTTACGGCGCCAGGCATCCCGAGGTGAACAGGCGCACAGCCGATTGGTATTCGGCGATGAACATGCCGATGGCGGCACTGCCGCATGTGCTGGCGGGCACGGCCACCGAGCTGGTGTGCTTCCTGCGCGAGCTGGGGTTACGCGTCGTGCTCGACGGCGATGGTCCGCGGTTGTTCCGGCAACTCGAGCAGGCCGGAACGCTCCCGGTCGACGACCCGTATCTGTGGGTGCTGCGGTCGATCGATGCACTCGAACGGCGCGATGTCGGCACCGCGGTTACGCACCTGGAGTTGGTGTGCGAACGCGCATCGAACACCGAGACCCTGGCGCCACATGGTTGGATCGTGCCGTTGACGCTGGCAGCGACCGCGGCCACCGCCGTCGCGACCGGCGTGGGTCTCGCGGAAATCAATGTGCCGGAACATCTTCCGGTCACCGGGCAAGCCGATATCGACTCCTATGTGGCCCTCGAGGTGGCCGCGGTACTGCTGGCGCGTGGAGATTTCCACGGCGGCCGGCGACAGCTCCGGCGCGGCTTGGCGCTGGCGAAGTGTGTCGGTAATCACCGTCTCGTCCTGCGGTCCACCGCCCGCCTCGCGATCAGCATCGGTGTGCTGGGGGGAGTCTCGGTGGCGCGCGACATGGCGGCCCGGGCGGTCCGGATCGCGAGCGCCCGGCACCTCGGCGATTCCGCCGATGCGCGTGCGGCACAGAGTGTTTCATCTTACATCGGCTTCCTCCGCGGCGAAACCGGTGGCGAGGCGTCGAGTCGGCAGCCGGAGTGCGGCGGCGTCGTGACCCAGTTGCGCGCTGTCTGGTCCGGTGCGGACAAGTACGCCGCCGCGGTGTCGTTGCGCGCGAGCTCCGCGGCGCTGCTCCGGCATGCTCGCGCCCTGCCCGCCGTGGCAGGGCTGCTGTTGCCGCACGTGATCCGTGCCCTGCTCGAGGTCAACGACGCGCACACTGTGCGGCCGCTGATCGATCAGGCCGAAGGGATACCCGGCGTGGAAACCGGCAGCACGCTCGCCCGTGCCATCGTCGCCGCGGTGACCGAACACCCGAAAACCGTTCTGGGACTGGTGGAACCGATCCTCGGTGCGCCCGATCCCGTGCATCCCGTACACATGGTCACCGCCCTGCTGCTCGTCGCCGCGGCGCATGCGGCGCTGAGGAATCCGGTGCCCGCGAAAGCCGCCGTCGAGGCGGCCTTGCGCGTCGCCGAGCCGGATCACATCGTGCGGCCGTTCGTCGAGATCACCGGTGTCGTGGAATTGCTCGACGCCCACACCGGAACCTTCGGTCGGCACAACGGATATGTCGAACAGATCCGGCATCACCCCGCCGTGCGGCGCGGCGCCGCGCCGCCGCGTCTCACCGTCACCGAGCGCACCGTGCTCCATCAACTGCCGTCCGGGCAGACTACCCAGCAGATCGCGGAAAGCCTCGGTGTGTCGATCAATACCATCAAGACCCACCTGCGCGGCATCTACGCGAAACTCGGTACCACTTCCCGGGCCGAAACCCTGGTTTCGGCCCGGCGCACCGGCCTGCTCTGA